One stretch of Corynebacterium auriscanis DNA includes these proteins:
- a CDS encoding helix-turn-helix domain-containing protein, translating into MMSYTPDPAVVAAFDLIANHRYSALHAAQATGCTDRALRDYITSQGARLARGRGGGLATHKTTTQMMVMFLACAGRSDHDIAARTGVHPVTVYRWVHNSVMPVSRPSVSSTSNRDQPIVLSVDPVVVNYQPATVKVGRGMRLTAFDRVYIKFCLDQSYSIRRTARQLGRHPSVISREVTRNSIDGVYHPLIAQQRSIDAAKRPKPRKLDAHTTLRRIVIRLLEPAGLTETYCS; encoded by the coding sequence ATGATGTCCTACACTCCCGATCCTGCTGTTGTTGCTGCTTTCGACCTGATCGCGAACCACCGCTACAGCGCACTGCACGCAGCCCAAGCCACCGGCTGTACCGACCGTGCGTTGCGGGACTACATCACAAGCCAAGGTGCGCGCCTTGCGCGGGGACGTGGTGGTGGTCTTGCCACCCACAAGACAACCACCCAGATGATGGTCATGTTCTTAGCATGTGCTGGGCGAAGTGATCACGATATTGCCGCCAGAACTGGTGTCCACCCAGTTACCGTGTACCGGTGGGTACATAATTCTGTCATGCCTGTGTCCCGCCCGTCGGTATCGTCGACAAGTAACCGTGATCAACCCATTGTGTTGTCAGTAGACCCCGTGGTGGTGAATTATCAGCCAGCGACAGTCAAAGTCGGCCGGGGTATGCGCTTAACCGCGTTCGACAGGGTCTACATCAAGTTTTGCCTAGATCAGAGTTATTCCATCCGCCGCACCGCCCGACAACTCGGCAGGCATCCCAGCGTGATCAGCCGCGAGGTAACCCGCAACAGTATCGACGGGGTGTATCACCCACTGATAGCCCAGCAACGCAGCATCGATGCAGCCAAACGCCCGAAACCGCGAAAACTTGATGCTCATACCACGTTACGACGTATCGTCATTCGACTGCTTGAACCGGCAGGTCTCACCGAAACGTATTGTAGCTAG
- the sucB gene encoding 2-oxoglutarate dehydrogenase, E2 component, dihydrolipoamide succinyltransferase, with protein sequence MAHSVEMPELGESVTEGTVTQWLKKVGDKVEVDEPLLEVSTDKVDTEIPSPVAGVLLKILADEDDTVDVGTVIAEIGEEGEEASSGDDADKGSSDHGETEETPSEDTAANESADDNDDEQSDSSDDSAGSGETEDVKMPELGESVTEGTITQWLKKVGDKVEVDEPLLEVSTDKVDTEVPSPVAGTLVEILAEEDDTVDVGEVIARVGDGSAKPSKSDKKSDSSEDKNQADNKSDEPEKDAKSDDSEDSATDEASNDDSAGSGETEDVKMPELGESVTEGTITQWLKKVGDKVEVDEPLLEVSTDKVDTEVPSPVAGTLVEILAEEDDTVDVGEVIARVGDGSAKPSKSDKKSDSSEDKNKADNKSDEPEKDAKSDKDTEAKEAAAEKPAERAEDKGVSTSDDKDNTASEGDSSKKNEPSKSQSGATQSSDSQSEPAEGNLPYVTPLVRKLAEKHDVDLSKIEGTGVGGRIRKQDVLAAANGGGAATASSSDEQSPAGPRASTHRVDLSKQDLRGTTQKVSRIREITAKKTLESLHAAAQLTQVHEVDMTHVAELRKQVKESFAKKHGVNLTYLPFFAKAMVEALVSHPNVNASYNAQTKEMTYHGQVNLGIAVDTPAGLLSPVIHNAQDMSLPELAKAIVDIADRARNNKLKPQDLAGGTFTITNIGSEGALTDTPILVPPQAAMVGTGVIVRRPVVLSEDGGESIGIRSMVLLPMTYDHQVIDGADAGRFMSTVRDRLENGDFEADLEL encoded by the coding sequence ATGGCGCACTCCGTCGAAATGCCCGAGTTGGGCGAATCCGTAACCGAAGGCACTGTTACCCAGTGGCTGAAGAAGGTCGGCGACAAGGTCGAAGTCGATGAGCCTTTGCTAGAGGTATCTACCGATAAGGTCGACACTGAGATTCCTTCCCCAGTCGCTGGTGTGCTGCTGAAGATCCTGGCCGATGAGGATGACACGGTTGACGTTGGGACCGTTATTGCAGAAATCGGTGAGGAGGGCGAAGAAGCCTCTTCTGGTGACGACGCCGACAAGGGATCCTCTGACCATGGTGAGACGGAGGAAACCCCATCCGAGGACACGGCTGCGAATGAGTCCGCGGACGATAATGACGATGAGCAGTCCGATTCCAGCGATGACAGCGCCGGCTCCGGTGAAACCGAAGACGTGAAGATGCCGGAGCTCGGCGAATCCGTCACCGAAGGCACCATCACCCAGTGGCTGAAGAAGGTCGGCGACAAGGTCGAAGTCGATGAGCCACTGCTAGAGGTATCCACCGATAAGGTCGACACCGAGGTCCCATCCCCAGTAGCCGGCACCTTAGTCGAAATCCTGGCTGAAGAAGACGACACCGTGGACGTAGGCGAGGTCATCGCACGCGTGGGCGACGGCTCCGCCAAGCCTTCCAAGTCTGACAAGAAGTCCGACAGCAGCGAAGACAAGAACCAGGCTGACAACAAGTCTGACGAGCCCGAGAAGGACGCAAAATCAGACGACTCGGAGGATTCCGCTACCGATGAAGCCTCCAACGATGACAGCGCCGGCTCGGGTGAAACCGAAGACGTGAAGATGCCGGAGCTCGGCGAATCCGTCACCGAAGGCACCATCACCCAGTGGCTGAAGAAGGTCGGCGACAAGGTCGAAGTCGATGAGCCACTGCTAGAGGTATCCACCGATAAGGTCGACACCGAGGTCCCATCCCCAGTAGCCGGCACCTTGGTCGAAATCCTGGCTGAAGAAGACGACACCGTGGACGTAGGCGAGGTCATCGCACGCGTGGGCGACGGCTCCGCCAAGCCTTCCAAGTCGGACAAAAAGTCCGACAGCAGCGAAGACAAGAACAAGGCTGACAACAAATCTGACGAGCCCGAGAAGGACGCAAAGTCGGACAAGGATACCGAGGCCAAGGAAGCTGCCGCTGAGAAGCCAGCTGAGCGTGCCGAGGATAAGGGTGTTTCCACCAGCGATGACAAGGACAACACCGCGTCTGAAGGCGACTCTTCCAAGAAGAACGAGCCCAGCAAGTCCCAGTCCGGGGCAACCCAGTCCAGCGATTCCCAGTCCGAACCAGCCGAGGGTAACCTGCCTTACGTAACCCCTCTGGTTCGCAAGCTGGCTGAAAAGCACGACGTTGACTTGTCCAAGATTGAGGGCACCGGCGTTGGTGGCCGTATCCGTAAGCAGGACGTTCTTGCTGCTGCCAACGGTGGTGGCGCTGCTACGGCATCCTCCTCTGACGAGCAGTCCCCTGCTGGTCCACGTGCTTCCACTCACCGTGTGGATCTGTCCAAGCAGGATCTCCGTGGCACCACCCAGAAGGTCAGCCGCATCCGCGAAATCACGGCGAAGAAGACCCTCGAATCCCTGCATGCGGCTGCTCAGCTGACTCAGGTACATGAAGTCGACATGACCCACGTGGCAGAACTGCGCAAGCAGGTCAAGGAAAGCTTCGCGAAGAAGCACGGTGTGAACCTGACCTACCTGCCATTCTTCGCCAAGGCAATGGTCGAGGCTCTGGTTTCCCACCCGAACGTCAACGCGTCCTACAACGCACAGACCAAGGAAATGACCTACCACGGCCAGGTTAATCTGGGCATTGCAGTGGATACTCCTGCTGGCCTGCTGAGCCCAGTGATCCACAACGCACAGGACATGAGCCTGCCAGAACTGGCAAAGGCTATCGTTGACATTGCTGACCGCGCGCGCAACAACAAGCTCAAGCCGCAGGATCTGGCCGGTGGCACCTTTACCATCACCAACATCGGTTCCGAAGGCGCATTGACCGATACCCCGATCCTGGTTCCACCGCAGGCCGCAATGGTCGGTACCGGCGTTATCGTTCGTCGCCCGGTCGTCCTGTCCGAGGACGGTGGCGAGTCCATTGGTATCCGCTCGATGGTTCTGCTGCCAATGACCTACGATCACCAGGTCATCGACGGCGCGGATGCAGGACGCTTCATGTCCACCGTTCGCGATCGTCTGGAAAACGGCGACTTCGAGGCCGACCTAGAGCTCTAG
- a CDS encoding nicotinate-nucleotide--dimethylbenzimidazole phosphoribosyltransferase produces the protein MAETVTFPEIPTPDEAVAQRATQLRAALPSAAGLPTGSLGELENAVTWLASCQGHAPAQQPQNVTLVIVPGTHGISETAPEISALPANFTQSAVDLLLSGDSPIAVACRQAGIALDLIDAPLGSPAAAIDAEDALPADIMNDFLAAGAAKADALADAGTGLVLIGDLGRGVTTVASAMIGSICGVEPVKIIGRGSGIGDEAWRVKVRVIRDAMFRVRDDRAVAERILYRLGGADMAYSAGLLAQCAARRTPVIFDGLGVAAAALCAEMLAPGASQWWRAASQSAEPASEVALRGLMLEPLTNWGIGTGLGLGAVMAYSTVAQAVALVDDREPGA, from the coding sequence ATGGCTGAGACTGTCACGTTCCCCGAGATTCCCACACCCGACGAAGCCGTAGCCCAGCGCGCAACTCAATTGCGGGCCGCGTTGCCCAGTGCTGCAGGCCTGCCCACGGGGAGTTTGGGGGAGCTCGAAAACGCGGTGACGTGGTTGGCTTCGTGCCAAGGTCACGCGCCCGCACAGCAGCCGCAGAATGTGACATTGGTTATCGTCCCCGGCACCCACGGCATTTCCGAAACCGCCCCGGAAATCTCCGCACTACCAGCGAATTTCACGCAGTCCGCCGTGGACCTCTTGCTATCGGGGGACTCGCCGATTGCCGTGGCTTGTCGACAGGCTGGTATTGCTCTAGATCTTATCGACGCCCCGCTGGGATCCCCGGCCGCCGCTATCGATGCGGAGGATGCACTGCCAGCCGACATTATGAATGATTTCCTTGCTGCGGGAGCAGCGAAAGCCGACGCACTGGCCGATGCGGGCACGGGCTTGGTGCTTATCGGAGATCTAGGACGCGGAGTGACAACCGTTGCAAGTGCCATGATCGGTTCAATTTGCGGCGTAGAGCCTGTTAAGATCATCGGACGCGGATCGGGCATTGGCGATGAAGCGTGGAGGGTGAAGGTTCGCGTCATCCGTGATGCGATGTTCCGCGTCCGCGATGACCGTGCTGTCGCAGAAAGGATATTGTACCGCCTGGGTGGAGCGGATATGGCGTACTCCGCCGGGTTGCTTGCGCAATGCGCGGCGCGGCGAACGCCGGTAATTTTCGACGGGCTTGGGGTGGCTGCGGCTGCGTTGTGCGCGGAGATGTTGGCTCCGGGGGCTTCCCAGTGGTGGCGAGCAGCTAGCCAGTCGGCGGAACCCGCCAGTGAGGTTGCCTTGCGTGGACTCATGCTCGAGCCCCTCACGAATTGGGGCATTGGAACCGGCCTGGGGCTCGGCGCAGTCATGGCTTACTCGACCGTCGCACAAGCAGTCGCTTTGGTCGATGACCGCGAGCCGGGGGCCTAG
- a CDS encoding branched-chain amino acid aminotransferase has product MTKTPATPTSFTIEPHPNPVSDQQVAEILANPGFGSHFTDHMVVIDWDVESGWHNARVQPYQPFEMDPATSVLHYGQAIFEGIKAYRQPDGSIATFRPDRNARRLQESAARMAMPELPEELFLESLRQIVKADARWVPAAGGEEALYLRPFMISREPTLGVKPSDSYTYAVIASPAGAYFSKGIKPVTVWLSSEYVRAAPGGTGAAKFAGNYAASLVAQAQAETQGCDQVVWLDAHEHKWVEEMGGMNLAFIYGVGDKAQVVTPALSGSLLPGVTRSSLLDVARDLGYEVEERRISTTEWEQTAKSGELTEVFACGTAAVVTPVGTVKHAGGEFQVSGGQTGPITMQLREHLTGIQRGSVADKHGWMVTLLEA; this is encoded by the coding sequence ATGACTAAAACGCCAGCGACTCCAACATCTTTCACCATCGAGCCACACCCGAATCCGGTTTCAGACCAACAGGTTGCAGAGATCCTAGCCAACCCAGGCTTCGGTTCTCACTTCACCGACCACATGGTTGTCATCGACTGGGATGTCGAATCCGGTTGGCACAACGCGCGAGTGCAGCCCTACCAGCCATTCGAAATGGACCCCGCCACCAGCGTGCTGCACTACGGCCAAGCCATCTTCGAAGGTATCAAGGCCTACCGCCAACCCGACGGCTCGATCGCAACGTTCCGTCCCGATCGTAATGCCCGTCGCCTTCAGGAATCCGCGGCCCGCATGGCTATGCCGGAGTTGCCGGAGGAGTTGTTCCTCGAGTCGTTGCGCCAAATCGTCAAGGCCGATGCGCGCTGGGTACCCGCGGCCGGTGGCGAAGAAGCCCTGTACCTGCGCCCATTCATGATTTCCCGTGAACCAACCCTGGGCGTTAAGCCCTCCGATTCCTACACCTACGCGGTCATCGCTTCCCCTGCCGGCGCGTATTTCTCCAAGGGCATCAAGCCCGTCACCGTGTGGCTGTCCAGCGAATATGTGCGTGCGGCACCCGGTGGTACCGGCGCGGCGAAGTTCGCGGGTAATTACGCCGCGTCGCTGGTTGCGCAGGCACAGGCAGAAACCCAGGGCTGCGATCAGGTTGTTTGGCTCGACGCCCACGAGCATAAATGGGTTGAGGAAATGGGTGGGATGAATCTGGCATTTATCTACGGGGTAGGGGATAAGGCCCAGGTCGTTACGCCTGCCCTCTCGGGCTCCCTGTTGCCGGGGGTGACCCGTAGCTCTCTGCTGGATGTGGCCCGCGACCTTGGGTACGAGGTCGAGGAGCGCCGCATCTCCACGACCGAATGGGAGCAAACCGCTAAGTCGGGTGAGCTGACGGAAGTTTTTGCCTGTGGCACCGCTGCGGTCGTTACACCTGTCGGCACCGTGAAGCATGCGGGTGGTGAATTCCAGGTCAGCGGTGGGCAAACCGGACCGATCACCATGCAGCTGCGCGAGCATCTCACGGGTATCCAGCGCGGCAGCGTGGCGGACAAACACGGCTGGATGGTCACGTTGCTCGAGGCTTAG
- a CDS encoding LysE family translocator, whose protein sequence is MSIELLGTILVLNALGVFTPGPDLLLVLRMSAKSRPHALAAVAGIVTGATFWIALTIAGAAILLTRHPGLLTLIQLAGAAYLLYMAFGLARVAKQQWNQPVQDIDMAEILGTLSVSYRQGLMTNLSNPKIVLYLTAIIAPALPAGTPWYWSVILGALLVVEAALGFGFVAFVVSTARVRRKLLGAGPIIDAISATLFVIFATVLLARTFSG, encoded by the coding sequence ATGAGCATTGAATTGCTCGGTACCATCCTGGTACTCAATGCTCTTGGGGTGTTCACCCCAGGTCCCGACTTGTTATTGGTTTTGCGCATGAGCGCCAAATCCCGCCCCCATGCTCTTGCCGCGGTGGCAGGAATCGTAACCGGCGCCACATTCTGGATCGCCCTCACAATTGCCGGTGCAGCAATTCTGCTCACGCGGCACCCGGGATTACTCACGCTCATCCAACTGGCCGGTGCAGCCTACCTGCTATACATGGCCTTTGGGTTGGCCCGTGTGGCCAAGCAGCAGTGGAATCAACCGGTGCAGGATATCGATATGGCGGAGATCCTCGGGACCCTCTCAGTCAGCTACCGGCAGGGCCTGATGACAAATCTATCCAATCCGAAGATCGTCCTGTATCTCACCGCGATCATCGCTCCGGCCCTACCGGCTGGTACTCCGTGGTATTGGAGCGTCATTCTTGGAGCTTTACTGGTGGTCGAGGCAGCTTTGGGATTTGGATTCGTGGCGTTTGTCGTGTCGACCGCTCGGGTACGCCGGAAGTTGCTTGGAGCAGGCCCCATTATCGACGCGATCTCCGCAACCCTGTTTGTCATCTTCGCCACGGTCTTGCTGGCGCGGACGTTTTCGGGTTAG
- the lipB gene encoding lipoyl(octanoyl) transferase LipB — protein sequence MGYQKGSIRRSPDSSIDIQDLGFVEYQTTWDRQAGLAKQRAEGEITDTLLLLEHPPTYTAGKRTEDSDRPTNGLPVVDIDRGGRITWHGPGQLVAYPIIQLDDPVDVVDYVRRLEEALIATCNELGLQGVGRIEGRSGVWLPAGLVDGELKPARKIAAIGIRVTRGVTMHGVSLNCDNTMEYYDHIVPCGLADAGVTTLTAELGRDVTVAEAKDILARHIVDAMNGDLQVEEHELG from the coding sequence ATGGGTTACCAAAAGGGCAGTATCAGAAGGTCTCCAGATTCTTCGATCGATATTCAAGATTTGGGGTTCGTGGAATACCAAACCACATGGGACCGGCAGGCGGGGCTGGCCAAGCAACGCGCTGAGGGTGAGATTACGGATACCCTCCTGCTGCTAGAACACCCTCCCACATACACCGCCGGCAAGCGCACCGAGGATTCCGACCGGCCCACCAACGGGCTGCCCGTGGTGGATATCGACCGCGGTGGCAGGATCACGTGGCACGGCCCTGGGCAGTTAGTGGCGTACCCGATCATTCAACTGGATGACCCGGTGGATGTTGTGGATTACGTCCGCCGCCTGGAAGAGGCCCTCATTGCTACCTGCAACGAGCTCGGGCTGCAGGGCGTGGGGCGCATCGAGGGGCGTTCCGGAGTGTGGCTGCCCGCGGGGCTGGTCGACGGCGAGCTGAAGCCGGCACGTAAGATCGCCGCCATCGGCATTCGCGTGACGCGCGGTGTGACGATGCACGGTGTTAGCCTGAACTGCGATAACACGATGGAGTACTACGACCACATCGTCCCGTGTGGCCTAGCGGATGCGGGTGTGACCACCCTGACGGCCGAGCTGGGACGCGACGTGACCGTGGCTGAGGCCAAGGACATCTTGGCGCGACACATTGTGGATGCCATGAACGGGGATTTGCAGGTAGAAGAGCACGAATTGGGTTAG
- a CDS encoding DUF4191 domain-containing protein, whose product MAKDIREKENQKAAKAAKKAQRKQQYSQMWQAFKIQRERDKKLVPLMLVAFLVPIVVLLLLSIVFGWWWLNLILGILLGAVLAMVVFSRRLQSGVYDQIEGETGAAAWALQNMRDGVGMKWITEPGIASNTHMDAVHRVVGTPGVVLVGEGAPHRLKPMMAQEKKKLARIVGKTPIYEVIVGDGEGQVPVKKLQNHMMRMPRNIKKNEVEALNSRVESISKLNSPQSALPKGPLPKGAKVAGMNRRARRAAERGKKG is encoded by the coding sequence ATGGCGAAGGACATCCGCGAAAAGGAAAATCAAAAGGCAGCTAAGGCTGCGAAGAAGGCTCAGCGCAAGCAGCAGTACTCCCAGATGTGGCAGGCCTTCAAGATCCAGCGCGAACGGGATAAGAAACTTGTACCGTTGATGCTGGTGGCGTTCCTCGTGCCGATCGTCGTCTTACTGCTTCTCAGCATTGTGTTCGGCTGGTGGTGGCTGAACCTCATTCTGGGTATTTTGCTGGGTGCTGTGCTGGCCATGGTGGTTTTCTCCCGTCGCCTGCAGTCTGGTGTGTATGACCAAATTGAGGGTGAAACGGGTGCCGCGGCTTGGGCGCTGCAGAATATGCGCGATGGCGTAGGCATGAAGTGGATTACGGAACCCGGCATTGCATCGAACACGCACATGGATGCTGTTCACCGCGTGGTTGGAACCCCTGGTGTGGTGCTGGTGGGTGAGGGTGCCCCTCACCGCTTGAAGCCAATGATGGCCCAGGAGAAGAAGAAGCTGGCCCGTATCGTGGGCAAGACCCCCATTTACGAAGTCATCGTGGGTGACGGTGAAGGCCAGGTTCCGGTCAAGAAATTGCAGAACCACATGATGCGCATGCCTCGTAACATCAAGAAGAACGAGGTTGAGGCCCTCAACAGCCGTGTGGAATCCATCTCTAAGTTGAACTCTCCACAGAGCGCGTTGCCCAAGGGTCCCCTGCCTAAGGGCGCCAAGGTTGCGGGTATGAACCGCCGTGCACGTCGCGCTGCAGAGCGTGGCAAGAAGGGCTAG
- the lipA gene encoding lipoyl synthase produces MTVTADGRRMLRIEAKNSQTPIESKPRWIRTSAKMGPEYRDMKNRVSGASLHTVCQEAGCPNIHECWEDREATFLIGGDTCSRRCDFCQIKSGRPSPLDRDEPRRVAENIQEMGLRYATITGVTRDDLDDEGAWLYAEVVRQIHELNPNTGVENLTPDFSNKPELLDIVFDAEPEVFAHNLETVPRIFKRIRPAFKYDRSLEVINRAHNRGLVTKSNLILGMGETKEEVQDAIKDLVDAGTDILTITQYLRPSPLHHPIERWVKPEEFMEHSEAAYDLGIKAVMSGPLVRSSYRAGRLYAQAKAARGEELPQNLKHLADKLEGTTSQEASTLLDKYGASEETPVSAAR; encoded by the coding sequence ATGACTGTGACCGCAGACGGACGCCGCATGCTCCGCATTGAGGCGAAGAATTCTCAGACACCCATTGAGTCCAAGCCACGCTGGATCCGCACTAGCGCAAAGATGGGCCCCGAGTACCGGGATATGAAAAACCGCGTCTCGGGTGCATCTCTGCACACAGTGTGCCAAGAAGCCGGCTGCCCTAACATCCACGAATGCTGGGAGGACCGCGAGGCGACCTTCCTTATCGGTGGCGATACCTGCTCCCGACGCTGTGACTTCTGCCAGATCAAGTCCGGTCGCCCCTCTCCCCTAGATCGCGATGAGCCACGTCGCGTGGCCGAGAACATTCAGGAGATGGGCCTGCGCTACGCGACCATCACTGGTGTGACTCGCGATGACTTGGACGACGAAGGTGCTTGGCTATACGCCGAGGTCGTGCGCCAAATCCACGAGCTTAACCCCAATACGGGCGTAGAAAACCTCACCCCAGATTTCTCCAACAAGCCAGAACTGCTGGACATTGTCTTCGATGCCGAGCCCGAGGTGTTCGCCCACAACCTGGAGACCGTGCCGCGCATCTTCAAGCGCATCCGCCCGGCATTCAAGTACGACCGTTCCCTGGAGGTCATCAACCGCGCCCACAACCGTGGCCTCGTGACGAAGTCCAACCTGATCCTAGGCATGGGCGAGACGAAGGAAGAAGTTCAAGATGCCATCAAGGACCTAGTGGATGCTGGAACGGACATTCTGACGATCACCCAATACCTGCGCCCATCCCCGCTACACCACCCCATTGAACGTTGGGTGAAGCCGGAGGAATTCATGGAGCACTCCGAGGCTGCATACGACTTGGGCATCAAGGCCGTCATGTCCGGCCCGTTGGTACGCTCTTCCTACCGCGCTGGGCGCCTGTACGCGCAGGCCAAGGCCGCTCGCGGAGAGGAACTTCCCCAGAACTTGAAGCACCTCGCCGACAAGCTGGAAGGCACCACCTCGCAAGAGGCCTCCACGCTGCTGGACAAGTATGGTGCGTCCGAGGAAACCCCGGTGTCTGCCGCGCGCTAG
- a CDS encoding leucyl aminopeptidase produces MSTSASTSGSSASSSNASFSDAASLSARGYVPALDIRTDGLKSFAPDEPIDTLVVAVFKGANGLELAGGPGEVLTSHQEIALWKLLTAVGAVGSKGEVTTVPGEVLAGAGAVNAESASDEAAPAGPAVERILAVGLGDIEEVTDETIREAAGVASRNVKRPQAQAEGANASADSAGTSADGAGADGASQDVDTNSASTNSANRGAHVVSTLGMFGTEAALVGHGLGAYSYFGQRAGTAAIDRITVLTHGSDGNASAPEDTVKRARIVVESVCFARDLVNAPANELYPESYAAIAAHQAEEFGIKAEILDEKQLEEQGFGGIIGVGKGSARAPRLLRLTYTPAETKDGAPFVALVGKGITFDTGGISLKPGANMWDMISDMGGSAAVIASIYAVARLGVPVKVTATVPMAENMPSDRATRPGDILRHYGGITTEVLNTDAEGRLVLADAIVRACEDKPDYLIETATLTGAQMVALGNRTPGVMGSIDFRDRVAMISQEVGENAWPMPLPAELDDALKSDVADLRNISTTRWGGMSVAGCYLSHFVPDDVEWVHIDIAGPAYNTSAPHGYTPKRGTGVPVRTIVETIERIGRG; encoded by the coding sequence GTGTCCACCAGCGCAAGCACCTCTGGTTCCAGTGCTTCTAGCTCCAATGCTTCTTTTTCCGACGCCGCCAGCCTCAGCGCCCGCGGGTATGTTCCCGCTCTGGACATTCGCACCGATGGGTTGAAGTCGTTCGCCCCAGATGAGCCGATCGATACTCTCGTCGTTGCCGTTTTCAAGGGTGCCAACGGGTTGGAACTGGCGGGCGGGCCCGGCGAGGTTCTCACGTCTCATCAGGAAATCGCTCTATGGAAGCTCCTCACGGCCGTGGGAGCAGTCGGTTCTAAGGGCGAAGTCACCACCGTTCCCGGTGAGGTCCTTGCCGGTGCCGGCGCTGTGAACGCAGAGTCAGCCTCGGACGAGGCCGCTCCAGCTGGCCCTGCCGTGGAGCGCATCCTGGCTGTGGGCTTGGGCGATATCGAAGAAGTGACGGATGAAACCATTCGTGAGGCCGCTGGCGTGGCCTCCCGGAACGTGAAACGTCCGCAAGCGCAGGCCGAGGGGGCTAACGCCAGTGCCGATAGTGCGGGTACAAGTGCGGATGGTGCCGGTGCGGATGGTGCATCCCAGGATGTGGACACCAACTCCGCCAGCACCAACTCCGCCAACCGCGGTGCCCACGTGGTCAGCACGCTGGGAATGTTCGGCACGGAAGCCGCGCTGGTTGGCCACGGCTTGGGTGCTTACTCCTACTTCGGCCAGCGGGCGGGCACGGCCGCTATCGACCGCATTACCGTTTTGACCCACGGTTCCGATGGCAACGCGTCCGCGCCAGAAGACACCGTCAAGCGCGCACGGATTGTGGTGGAATCCGTCTGCTTCGCCCGTGATCTGGTCAATGCGCCGGCCAACGAACTGTACCCCGAAAGCTACGCAGCCATCGCTGCGCACCAGGCCGAGGAGTTTGGGATCAAAGCCGAGATTCTGGATGAAAAACAGCTGGAGGAACAGGGTTTTGGGGGAATCATCGGTGTGGGCAAGGGTTCCGCCCGCGCACCTCGTCTGCTCCGCCTGACCTACACGCCAGCGGAGACGAAGGACGGCGCTCCTTTCGTCGCTTTGGTCGGTAAGGGAATTACCTTCGATACCGGCGGAATCTCCTTGAAGCCAGGCGCCAACATGTGGGACATGATTTCCGATATGGGCGGTTCCGCTGCCGTCATCGCTTCCATCTACGCTGTCGCGCGATTGGGCGTGCCCGTCAAGGTCACCGCCACGGTCCCAATGGCAGAGAATATGCCTAGTGATCGCGCCACCCGCCCGGGCGATATCCTGCGCCACTACGGTGGCATCACCACCGAGGTTTTGAACACGGATGCTGAAGGCCGCCTGGTTCTGGCCGATGCCATTGTGCGCGCATGTGAGGACAAGCCAGATTACCTAATCGAAACCGCCACCCTCACCGGCGCGCAGATGGTGGCCCTGGGCAACCGCACGCCAGGCGTGATGGGCAGCATCGACTTCCGTGATCGGGTTGCCATGATCTCCCAGGAAGTTGGAGAGAATGCGTGGCCAATGCCACTGCCAGCCGAATTGGACGATGCCCTGAAGTCCGATGTCGCCGACCTGCGGAACATCTCCACAACGCGCTGGGGTGGAATGTCCGTGGCGGGCTGCTACCTTTCTCACTTCGTGCCCGACGACGTGGAGTGGGTTCACATCGATATTGCAGGCCCTGCCTACAACACGTCTGCGCCACACGGTTACACCCCGAAGCGCGGAACGGGCGTGCCAGTTCGCACGATCGTCGAGACGATTGAAAGAATCGGCCGTGGCTAG